tatttattattttttaatcatttattcacTTTTGAgtgatgaaaataaattttttacttccataactaaaaatgatgataagaatatttcaatcaatgtcattttattttactaaatattaattttctaaGCATCAcctaatggaaaaaaaaagatagacaaaattctctttctcttaaaaaaaggcTTAATAGAATTCacccaaaaagaagaaaaaacttgaTATATATCAGACCAATTATGTGGTTGGTTAATACATCAGGGTATACGTAAGCTGTGTAAGTATTTTTGGTTagggaagagaagagaaaaatagataataaattGTTCGGATTTCGTTGGGATAAAATaggaattcaaataaataaaaaaatcaaaagtggAATGAGAAGGAAATGagtgaacaaataaaaaaaaacagaagaaaaaaaaaacaaatacgaAAATCACAACTAACAAGTCATAAATTGTGTATTATCGTAAGGGATCTACATCCATTCCTATACTATTAATATTGacagtttaaattttaatattctagttgacatgtaattaattttacaggttttttttatctttgttggTGAATAAATAATTCGTTCGTAGGTTTACATGTAATTAATTACACTAATTTGTTTATAGGTTTTCAATCAATAAAGCTGAGTTCAAACATTCATTTGACTCTTatacttgtattatttttatgttttagtctCTGTAcctaaaaattacaaattttagtttatacaCAGAtctattaattacattttaatctTTACTGTTAATTATCTCTTAACACCATTAGTGTTGGGCGCTCTTatatcatcacaaaataattgacggtgtaaatttattaaaaatttataaagtaattgttaaagaaaatatataacatagaAGATGTTCATCTTTCATTTACTTGCTTTTTCTTTAttgctttttcttctttaaggatgagaagaaaaatgtgagagagagaaatagaagaataaaaataagatgaggggagaaaaaaaaagaaaaagaaaaagaaaaagagagaagcaCAAATGGTATTCTTAACTTGGGTTGACCTCTTTAAGCATGAATTAGTCGATCCCCTTTAAAGCGAGAATGTGAATTGAAGGTTTTTAAACCTCCTTATTAGATGAGTTAAAATATTACTATCATTACAATGGGTTATCCCATGATCATAAGAATAAAATGAcacgtttaattttttttatcaatttgataCATGTTgatttattctatttatttatttttaaacaaataagtgTTTATGTTTAATAGTCAGTCATgtcttaaatatgaaaaaaaaatctaagattAACTTgatgattaaagaaaaaaaataaaagaaaatttatgattttgaatccgtcaaaataacattttaacaaaattaataattgacatttatcaataaaaatatattccaaatataattatctaaaaaaGCATGTCTCAAACATTAGTTATACATAAGATACTAAAGAATCTTTTGGTGGTTAATAGAATATGATAACATGAAGAGATAAAtgtaagatgatttttttattctaccCTATGCTTCTTGATGCACACAAAATAACATActaaatgatattattatgttattttcttcCACACTTGTCAGAGATGAAATAATGATAAGATAAGATataaattttgttcaaaatataaatttctctttcattaaaattatatataattttgtaaaaaacatttttttaatttaatttttaatttttattaatataaaaactatagtcctattatttttttaactcaattaCACCACGCAGATAGGAGGATAtgataaataatgatttttattatatttcatcttattttcaCCACCAAACAAAtcctaattaaatataaaatttatattataataaaaatcataataaataaatatttatattataaaaatcattaccaaaaatatttatgacagataatttatattatgatttaagattttttttagttattgataatttataaaaagaattagtttaaaaataatatattgaaagAGATAAGAGGTTAATAccaatttctataaaaaaaaatttactcaaaaaaagaagaattagtttaaaaataatatattgaaagAGATAAGAGGTTAATAccaatttctataaaaaaaaaatttactcaaaaaaaaatccttctttTTACGTAAGAAAAAAGATTTcctaaaaattcttaaaaatactattttaaaaaaatctctaaacacacttaattaaaataatatttataattagagTAAATAAGTAATTTCATTCGAGATGAGACATTAATAGATTAAtcctgtaaaataaaaaaattgaaatctaattactaatcatataaaatatgtgaaaaattaattttgaaaataattttataataaattaattcataaatttgataatttaacgttaaattaattttaaataaatataatttattattaaattgatactgATAAAAATTATGGCAtacttaatttatttcattagatCACACTTTTAAGAGGAATTTGATTAAGAATATCCTTATAAGAATATCAGTGAAACTGAAAAGGGCAAGAAGAAGTGAGAGAGAGGGGATCATTCATCCACGATCCCTTGCGCGTTTGCTTGCTTTGATCCACACCACTGGATTCTTTACTCCCTTCATTTTCCGCACAAGTAAGGGTTTCTCAATCGGACTCCTCCATGCTCGTAAATCCAGAATGCTAGGTTAACGCAGCTCTAACCTATCAACCTCCGGAACGGTTAACTCTTGTTCAAAACCAACCGTTCCGCCAAGAACTCGTACTAATTGACGATGCGGGCTTAGTTTCGTTCTCTGTTTCACTTCTTTTTCTAATTCATCTGCTTTATCGTTTCCGTGCTCAGTGCCACCATGCCTCGTAAAGTAAATTACGGACTCGATTACGACGACGATTTCTatgatgatgattatgatgactaTGCTTATGATGATGCCGATGCAGAAGACTATGGTtagttactttaattttttttttttttccaatatgaTGTTTTGTTTCACTTGTATTTCCTCTGGTTTGGTGTCTGTTATACTTTACACAGCTTGTTTCACATTGGTATCTGTTTAGCTCTGCTATATTTTTTCCATGCAGTTTCTCTGATTTGGAGCTGTGGTTGTTATTTGTTAGGTTTCTTGTTATTgctactaagttttttttactgACTGACTATATGAATTTTTACTTTGTTTGTTgttgataataattattttctgcCGTAGCAGAAGGACCTGATACAAAGCAAGAGACCATTAAGCCTGGGCTTTGGCAATGCTCCATTTGCACTTATGACAACGATGAGAGTATGACTTTTTGTGATATTTGTGGTGTTGTACGCCGTTCCTTGGTTAACACTGGAACTTCCAACAGTAACAAAACAGGTAATCCAGTTAATGAagaataattttgtttgttggttgggttttttacttttgttttgtgtgacAAGCATATCTCTTTTACACTGTCTAAATTCTAAATTACTCTCTCTGCCTTTTTCAATTTGTGGTTTAGGATGTGGGGGAGGGAAAACTTCGTTGATGTGGTACATACAATTCTTTTGTCATTCTGTTTTGATATGGGAAGATGAGACTTGGAATGTAAAGTTTTTAAATTCTTCTAGCTTTACTAATATCAACACTTTAGTTTAAATCCGTGggatattttatttctatcctCCATCCCTAGAAAGATAAGCTGGGATAAAAACTTATCTGAAATTCTGGTTTGTTTATTACTTCTAAGGCTATGACATGGttgtagatgaaaaaaatagacTTGTTATTCTCACAGGGTAGGATTAGATGTGGGGAGGAAGCAAATCAAGAATGAAGCTAGGCTTTCCTGTCTCTCTGTTTGTTAGAAATGGCAACTGCCATAAAATGGCCATATGAAAGAGTCTAAAAGAATGAAGCATGATGTTGTATATCAAGAATGAAGCCATGCTTTCCTGTCTCTCTGTTTGACTATCATGATGCTGTATATCTTGTTCATAGAGCACCCTTGAGTGGATTTGAGTGCAGTTCAGTTTAGATGGCTATTGTAGGAAGAAACACCAAACTGTGAGCTGTGTTAGGAATATGGACAGAATACTCCTTATAAGAATTTGGCAATCCTCCTCCCTTGACTAGCTTTTGGAAGTGAGTTAGGACTAATCCATTTCTAATATGGTACAAGAGCCTATTCAGTATTAATGTTGGGTCACCCACAAATGTTTAGTCTTGCAAACCTCACATTCTAGATATCCTGTACTGGGCGTGATGTGTGTCTGTTAAGATGTCCTACATTGAATAGGAATATGGCTAAAATACTCCTTATAAGACTTGGGAAATCCTATTCTTCTGAGCTAGTTTTTGAGAGTGAACTAGACCCTGTCCATTTTTAATTAACTGTACCATAGTTTTCTtgacaataacaaaataatgaccagcaaattataataattgagCTAAATTGATAAACAATACTGGCTCTGGTATTAGTTATTGTTTGGTTTTAACAACTTGGAGGGAATTCAACTCTGTTCCTGAAAACTGATCATTTTGCATCATCCAGATACAAAAAacgaaaaatattaaactgttACAAACCTAGAATTAGGAAtggggaagaaaagaaatattttattgaatagtATGAAAAGAACAAGGAATAGCCAAATAGAAAGATCAATCTCACCTCCAAGGGTTTCGGTTTCCGCTTCACAAAGACTAATGCTCAATTTACAAATGATACCTGATAGAATGAAAGCTTTCCCCTTACATTCTCCTATTTATTTAACTCACTAACCTCTAATTATCTAATCAATAGGCACATGATTTCTCAGTGTTTCTGGTTGTTTGGCAATCTgccaatttatctttttatgtaaggttaaataataataatttgctGATAAAAGGCGTAGCAGGAGGATGAGGAATCATCAATGAaggaaaagaataatttaatctttttgcaaatctgatAAAAGGAGAAAATGGGGAGGGAGGAGAGTCAAAGAATATGAGAACATGTATCTGGCTGCATAGTGTTAGGTTTACAACAATGGCCATGATATTCCTATAACCTATTGAACAATGTCTTTGGTGCAGTTGAAGACATAAGCAAAAGTCCTGGAGCATCCAAGTTGGCCAGGTCTCTTTTTCAATCATTACAACAACAGATTCCCAAAGAGATTGTATTATTTCCAAAGCCAGATGATGGTTTTCTGACAGATGACAGTAACTTCTACAAGCTTGAAAATGTCCGAGGAGAATTTCATGAAATTCATAAGGCTTTTAGTACTCAAAGCCATCCACATTTAAACATAGGTCTTCACAAGTTTTGATTCAGGATTTGCATGTGACTAGTTTGAACAGTTTCTTCTAAATTTGACATTTGAATGTTATGCAATGCAATTATAATTAGAGCAAATGGTCTTATTAGTTGAAGATTAGAGTTTGTTTAATGAGTAATGACATATCATGATTTAGTCTCTGCAAGTTGTAACTCCTTGCACACGTGAGCAAATTACGTATTTATTCCTTTTGAAATAATAGTTATAAAACCATGCTTTTCTTTGTATACAGATCCTTTCAAGTTTGATGTTCCATCCCCAGATGATGTGGTTTATACTGGCCTACGTTCTTCCAAAACGGGTTTGAAAGGTATGCTTCCCTCAACAAATAATTTGCCTCTAGAGCTCAAGTTGGAGAAAATGTGTTTAATAGTTGAGAGAGCTACTAACCATCATTGTGGTTCACTTCAATATTTTCCAAAAACTTTCAATCCCTTCCCCCACAATATGTTTCCTACTAGCTGTTCAATTTCAATATGTTTCCTATTAAAGTTGTGTCCTTGAATCACCCTCGAAAAgatttctaatttctaattcTTGGAGGTTGTTTTAAGTCCAATGGCAGGAAGCTTTCATTGATTCTGATAGTCAAAGTAATTGGAAATATCTCAAGCCCAAACTGGGATTTCTAACAAAATCTTTATCACGGTAGCTTTcacccaaaaatgaaaaaatatttctaggAAAAACTGTTTACTTTTTCCATATTTACTGTCTTCAAATTCTAATTCCTTGTACATAAATATTAATCCATCTTATTTGTGTAATGTTTTCAGACAAAGCTACAAACACTAAAAGTTCTCAGCTTTCATCAAGCATCAGAGAGAAGAATGAACTTTCTGTACAATCAAATGCTGAAAGTTCTGACAACTTATCATCCTTAACGCGAAAGAGCAAACAGGATAGTTCAGCTAAGAGCAAGCTTTCCAAAAATGTAGCAATTGATCTACAAACAAGTGGTAAAACTTCAAACAGCTTGCCAGAATCTTTGTCAAAAGACAAAGGtaacaatattaataaaataaattctttgaaaaatGGTACAATTGATATTCAATCAAGCAAAGAAAAGTCAGGTAGTTTGTCTGCACTGTCAAAAGTCAAGGAAAGTGATAACATTAGTTTCTCTTCTATCAAAGATGGAAAACCTGAAAGTATTTCCAGCAGTTTCAACAATATGGCTCTCAATGTAAGATCTGGAAATTCATCTGGAAATTCTGATAATACTAATGCTAAGGGAACTCGCTCACATGTTTCTTATAAGCCAGAAAAATGGATGCTCCCTCAACAAGCTGAAGATACATTGACTCAGCTGAATCTTGCAATTGTATGCAAATGGCCAATTCTTTTGTACGTTTCAGGAAAATATTTCTCGGAATCAATGACACTAAATTTTTTGGTTTGTTTATTGTAGGTTGGCCATGTTGATTCTGGAAAATCAACTCTATCTGGTAGGTTACTGCACCTATTGGGACGGATTTCCCAGAAAGAAATGCACAAATATGAAAAGGAGGCCAAGTTACAGGTAATTTCATTGTGGTcatcttttttgtgcttttaaaGCTTGATGTTTCTGAACTCATGCCAATTTatgctccttttttttttgttaatcagGGCAAGGGATCCTTTGCTTATGCTTGGGCACTTGATGAAAGTTCTGAAGAAAGAGAAAGGGGGATAACTATGACAGTGGCTGTTGCTTATTTTGACACCAAGAGATATCATGTTGTTGTGCTCGACTCCCCTGGCCATAAAGATTTTGTCCCAAACATGATATCTGGGGCAACACAAGCTGATGCTGCAATTCTTGTTATAGATGCCTCACTTGGTTCATTTGAAGCTGGTATGGATGGCAGCAAAGGGCAAACAAGGGAGCATGCACAACTTATCAGAAGCTTTGGTGTTGATCGGGTTATAGTTGCTGTAAATAAGATGGATGCTGTTGTGTACTCCAAAGATCGATTTGATTTTATAAGGCAGCAGCTGGGAGTTTTTCTCCACTCTTGTGGTTTCAAAGATTCTTCGCTATCTTGGATTCCCATGAGTGCTATGGAAAATCAAAATTTGGTGGCATCCCCTTCTGATGCCCGTTTAAAAAactggtatatttttttattactctaGGTGTTATTTTGACTTTTCATGATGGACAATGAAGAGGGATATAGAAGgggtgttttttttgtttatgtaaaTTTCTGTTAGAAGCCATACTTTTCACTCTGTAAATTTGATATATCATCCATGGTGTCTGGGGCTCAAAAGTACCATTTGAAACAGCACTAGTAGGGGATGCTTCTACCTCCCAACTTCTTTGATACAGACATTTTCTCAACTTCTTTTCtcttaaacaaacaaaaaaaatgtatttagagAGGACATGGTGAGCTTACCTGTGCAATGTATGGTGATggcttttatattaaaaatggaCTCAGCCTAATTCAACCCCTAAAACTAACTGATGGAGGGAGGACTGCTCAACTCTTGTTAGAGGAGTATTCTGATCATAAACCCCCCAATTCCCAGGACTGAGTATTTAGAGCATAAGGTTTGCAGATACTTTTTTGTAAGAAAGATGGATACTATTTAAATTGGAAACCGTGCAATTGGATAGAATCCATACTGTTACAATGGTACTGCCCTAGTTAATATAAAAACACTGATAGTATGGCAGCATTcatgatattttataaatttatagtgGGTGTTTATATACTGGCAATCTATGTTTGCATTTAGTGTGATAACATTTTAGCAACAAGTcacttttattttggttttgattGTATGCAATTTGTACTGCTAAAAGAATGATGGTTGTGTTCATTGCGAACAGGTATGGTGGACCTTATCTATTAGATGCAATTGACTCTCTCCAACCTCCTACTAGAGAATTCTCAAAACCTCTACTAATGCCAGTATGTGATGTCATCAAATCAACTACACTTGGGCAGGTGTCTGCCTCTGGTAAACTAGAAGCAGGAGCTCTTCGGAGTGGATCAAAGGTATACCAATAGGGCAATGTTATGGCTGTTAATGAAAAATCAAATGGTAGATATAAATTTGGAATTCTCCAAATTAAGTGTTATTTACCGATATGAAACTAATTGTATTTCTCCAAATTaagtgttaaatattttattctgtGTTTTTACTGTATGAACATAGTAGAGAAACTGAAATGAAAATGTTGAAAAAGAACTCACATAATATAATTAAGGACCAAAAACTTatgagttttatttatatacactgttagtataatttttttatacatacttTCAATAAGATTTGACTATTTTATTACATCATACTATTTATTAATATGATGTGGGGATATGGTAGATTTTTATTGAATGTAtgtgtaaaaatatttcatgCTGACagtgtatataaattaaactcaacTTAGTAAgcgttattattattttataaatcaaatGTTTACTTGATGAACTCATTTGAGGCAGCAAGGGATGTTATCTAGAATTTTTATTCAGGAAAATTGTCTAGCATGAAAATTGAGATAATAATGTCTCTCAAAGGGCACAAATTTTGATTTGCTAGCTTTTCTATACATGACATGACATGAAACTATTTGTCCAtaactgtaatttttttaataaaaaaattgtaggtCTTGGTTATGCCTTCAGCTGTTGTGGGAACAGTACGTTCATTGGAGCGTGACTCTAATGCTTGTACTGTTGCAAGAGCTGGAGATAATGTAGCTGTAATGTTGCAAGGTGTCGATGGAAATCATGTGATGGCAGGAGATGTATTATGCCATCCTGACTTTCCTGTTGCAGTTGCTAAGCATTTGGAGTTGAAAGTGCTAGTGTTGGATGGTGCAAGTCCCATATTGGTGGGCACACAGGTGTGTACTATGGATGCGAAAGACATTCCTTGCACTTTATTTTCCAGTTTCTTTTTATTGGAggaaaaaatgcattttatttttccatctcTGCAGTTAGAGTTTCACATACACCATGCGAAGGAACCTGGTAGAGTTTCAAGAATATTATCAGTACTTGATCCCAAGACGGGTAAGGTGACCAAAAAGTCACCCCGCTGTCTCACTGCAAAGCAAAGTGCAGTAATTGAGGTGAATAAACAATTCAAAACTCGTTGTTTCAATGATCTTCACTTTTCTGTTCATCTATGATGCCAGGGATTCACAAAACTTAGAAGGACTTTTATTGTGTCTGATTTTTAGGTGATTTTGAATGAGACAGTCTGTGTGGTAGAGTTCTCTAGTTGTAAAGCTCTTGGAAGGGTGTCCCTAAGATCAATGGGAAGAACGATTGCTGTTGGAGTTGTGACAAGAATAATTGAAGAACAAGGTTAATTTATTCTATTCATCAAACAAGATAAAATGATGATAACAAGGAGGGATTCTCAACTGCATGCCATGCATCTTTGTTTGCCATCCTAGTCTAGATTAAGTTGTGCTCCCAGACAACAGGCAGCTATACAAGTCTCGATGAGGTTTGTGGGTTAATATGTGAATTATCAATTATGTAAGAATGGTGAAgatttttttgtatgtttttcaCCATATATGTATCATAAGAGAGCGTTTCTTTTCAAAAGATCTAGACTTATGTACCAAAGCAACTAGTCGGACGAAGAGACGGAAAAGTATGCGTCGGATGCAATTGCTTTTATTCTTTAGATTGATCTACATCTGCATATCTATAATCAAATTTTGGGCTTGGAAATCATGGAAATTTCGTGGTATTTTCCTTGGGAAAGGCATTTCTTTTTCTACTACAGTCTCTTGGTTTAAGTAATGGATGTGGGACAGTCTAGTTAAGTGAATCCCTAAATGAATTGgactaaatagttttttttcttttttctttgggagGCTTGCACATGTAACCTTACTGGAGTCATTAATAGGTATGTTTGGAAGGAAAGAAAAgggttcattttttatttaagagctatataatagttataaaataaataaaagcttaAGTCAGTAAGTTTGTGTGGGGTGAAGAAAAATTAAGGGCCACTATAGTGAGGAAAGTGGCACACCATGTACTTAGGGCTGAAATGACACCTACTTTCAGTTTGCCTTTTCGAGCAATGGTGatgtttattttcccttttttttcctgTATCATTTTATCAAACTAGTTTTGGTTGTAATATGATTGGATATTAAATATAGACATATTTCTTAATGGGATTTGATTCTCTAATTATGTAggaagataagttttttttggaagagACAAAATTTTGATAATCTTTGTGTCACTGACGATTATGACTTTTGGATGTgtgaatacttttttttaaaaaaaaaaaacttatcgtTGATACGAAGATGCTGATTTAAAATCATATTGGTTGCTTGACTTAAGGAATAAATCACATGCTGGTCTGCACGTGTAACCTTGTTTTTCGAGTTACTTTGCCAGGTTCTCAATCCATCTATAGATATTAGTTACCTCCTTTATACCTCGAAGTCTAAATTTGCTCTTGAAGAAATGACAGCCCATATTAAGGCCGAAACAAAGCCAGTTAAGCATATATCTATTGTGCAATTGCACCCTTCATTCCATTGATTATGGTATGAAATGAGATATCCTCAAATCAGGCAAAAATTTTGGACATTCTCTGGTCAGTTCTGTACAATCCAAGATATATACAGTTACTATACACGCATATCACTAATCATTTTGTAACAAATACTCAAAGTTATTGTCCCCTTTAATTAAAATTCGTTAAATAAGAGGACATGAATTGAACTGAGTATATGTGCAGATTCCATTCTCTACAATGTTTCGCCTTTTTTCATTCCCTCACTCGTTTTTTTTCTAAGACCTATTATGAGCTTTGCCTtagaaagaatagaaaagaaaaacgtCTCTATatgaataaagataaagaaGTAATTTCagtcatgaaaatattttacaattaatatCCTAACAAGTCTGTAATTTTATTATCAACTATTgatattacttattttatcGTATAAAATGAGTTGCTGATTTTAAAAATGTCATATccattaaaactaataaaataagtaatgacTTCAACAAGGACAACTCTTTGTAGCATCCCTAGTTCATACCACCATATGTGACCTTCCCGGGAAGCCACTTAATTATTAGCTCAAATCATATATATGCCAGCTTATTTCCTTCTATTGCTTTCATCAGTGCATGAAACGTCCTGGTGCACCAAAAGATCATCATGGTCTCTCCATCACTTATATAAACTCCATATAAAGAGACTATCTTCTTACACTTTAAACCACAAAATTTTATAGCAAATATGGCAAAATATGAAACCTATCTGAGAGTCTCAGCTCTATTGCTGGCCTCTCTCTTGATGTGTCTCTTTGGAGTCACTGCTGAGGGCAATTTCTATGAAGATATTGACATCACTTGGGGTGAACATGGTGGTGTAAATATACTAGGAAGCAACTCTCTCGTGCTTTCTCTTGACCAGTCCTCTGGCTCTGGCTTTCGATCCAAGGCAGAATATCTATATGGAAGAATAGACATGCAGATTAAGCTTGTCTCTGGTAACTCAGCTGGCACAGTCACTGCATATTATGTGAGAAATCCTCTGATTCTGTTCTCATgctaaatttaaatgtttttacatTTAATGCCGTTAATACATTTCATGTGAGAAATTCTCGTGTGCCCTAAACCAACcaacattaaataattatacaaaTCTCGCGCCACAAAaatattctatattttaaaaagtgatCATACACCAATTGTTAATTGGCTTAGGCAGAAGAATCCACTGTATTGTATGTAACTTTTAGTTTAATAGGTATGCCCTGTTAGTTTAGAAGTCTTTACATTGTTAATCAgtttttttatgacttttaatgtaataattataaaagtcaacaagTTTATATCATGACACATGACGGTTTAATTTTAAGTCGggtaacaatataaaaaatctttagaTTATCTGTGTATGTATTATTATTCATAACTTTTATGATGCTTTTGACTGAACTTATgtgtcatggtgcagttatctTCTGAAGGGCCAAATCATGATGAGATAGATTTTGAGTTCTTGGGAAACCTCAGTGGAGAGCCCTACATAGTCCACACCAATATCTACACCCAAGGCATAGGGAATAGAGAACAACAATTCTATCTTTGGTTTGACCCCACAAAACATTTCCACACTTACACTATTGTATGGAACCCTCAACGCATCATGTAAGGAACACAAAGCTTTCATTGTCCATTaatcctataatttaatttctctcaaattttactatggatatattttttctctatgaaattatatttggtaaaaaaatgaaaattttcatggAACCATCTATGTTCCATATATATTGTATAACTAGACCATTGATCCTCTATGTTTCAacattttggctagtttcatgGTAGATAGTATCCCTATTAGAGTCTTCAACAACTACGAAGCCAGGGGAGTTCCATTTGCTAGCAGCCAGCCCATGAGGCTATACTCCAGTCTATGGTGTGCAGATCAATGGGCAACAAAAGGAGGGCTTGTGAAAACCAATTGGTCTTTTGCTCCTTTTAAAGCTTACTATAGGAACTTTGATGCTAAAGCTTGTGTGTGGTCCAAAGGATCATCTTCCTGTCCTTCAAACTCAGCTTCCATGACTCATTATAATAATACTTGGCAAGCTCAAGATTTGGATGCTTATGGTAGAAGAAGTCTGAGATGGGTGCAAAAATATTACATGATTTATAGCTACTGCAAAGATTACAAGCGATTTCCTCAGGGTCGACCTCGTGAATGCAGGCTTTCTAGATTCTCTTAGTGTGGgataagtaaatttaaaattaatttgatgattttttcATTTGTGTGTATTTAAAATTCCACTCGAATACGGTTGAATTTGAGTaagttcaatttgattttacttTTGCTTGCTTGAACTGATAATTCTATCTctgtttatttacttatttttcctACTCTTTCTaaacaatgtaaaattattaaaacgAAGTGAACTCTTCATTTTAAAGGTGTTCCAAACATACAATTTGATTTACAAAGTTCAATCCTATATTTACAATGAAAAATGCTAACAAATACTCTTATGAcacaaattaaagaataaaaaataataaaaaattattattagagtGCACGCTTTTGTAATTTCCAATGTAACATCAAcctaattttcaataaattttttttatttattgattccTTAACTAGTTTTTTAAAGATACTAGTTAACAATATCCTTTTACAATAagctgaaaaaatataattgattttttcatcaaatcaaaccaatttcattcaaaacatgagttataatattttttatttagtgaaAACGCTTTTAGAGTAATTTAACGG
This genomic interval from Glycine max cultivar Williams 82 chromosome 5, Glycine_max_v4.0, whole genome shotgun sequence contains the following:
- the LOC100801724 gene encoding elongation factor 1-alpha isoform X1, which produces MPRKVNYGLDYDDDFYDDDYDDYAYDDADAEDYAEGPDTKQETIKPGLWQCSICTYDNDESMTFCDICGVVRRSLVNTGTSNSNKTVEDISKSPGASKLARSLFQSLQQQIPKEIVLFPKPDDGFLTDDSNFYKLENVRGEFHEIHKAFSTQSHPHLNIDPFKFDVPSPDDVVYTGLRSSKTGLKDKATNTKSSQLSSSIREKNELSVQSNAESSDNLSSLTRKSKQDSSAKSKLSKNVAIDLQTSGKTSNSLPESLSKDKGNNINKINSLKNGTIDIQSSKEKSGSLSALSKVKESDNISFSSIKDGKPESISSSFNNMALNVRSGNSSGNSDNTNAKGTRSHVSYKPEKWMLPQQAEDTLTQLNLAIVGHVDSGKSTLSGRLLHLLGRISQKEMHKYEKEAKLQGKGSFAYAWALDESSEERERGITMTVAVAYFDTKRYHVVVLDSPGHKDFVPNMISGATQADAAILVIDASLGSFEAGMDGSKGQTREHAQLIRSFGVDRVIVAVNKMDAVVYSKDRFDFIRQQLGVFLHSCGFKDSSLSWIPMSAMENQNLVASPSDARLKNWYGGPYLLDAIDSLQPPTREFSKPLLMPVCDVIKSTTLGQVSASGKLEAGALRSGSKVLVMPSAVVGTVRSLERDSNACTVARAGDNVAVMLQGVDGNHVMAGDVLCHPDFPVAVAKHLELKVLVLDGASPILVGTQLEFHIHHAKEPGRVSRILSVLDPKTGKVTKKSPRCLTAKQSAVIEVILNETVCVVEFSSCKALGRVSLRSMGRTIAVGVVTRIIEEQG
- the LOC100801724 gene encoding elongation factor 1-alpha isoform X2, coding for MPRKVNYGLDYDDDFYDDDYDDYAYDDADAEDYEGPDTKQETIKPGLWQCSICTYDNDESMTFCDICGVVRRSLVNTGTSNSNKTVEDISKSPGASKLARSLFQSLQQQIPKEIVLFPKPDDGFLTDDSNFYKLENVRGEFHEIHKAFSTQSHPHLNIDPFKFDVPSPDDVVYTGLRSSKTGLKDKATNTKSSQLSSSIREKNELSVQSNAESSDNLSSLTRKSKQDSSAKSKLSKNVAIDLQTSGKTSNSLPESLSKDKGNNINKINSLKNGTIDIQSSKEKSGSLSALSKVKESDNISFSSIKDGKPESISSSFNNMALNVRSGNSSGNSDNTNAKGTRSHVSYKPEKWMLPQQAEDTLTQLNLAIVGHVDSGKSTLSGRLLHLLGRISQKEMHKYEKEAKLQGKGSFAYAWALDESSEERERGITMTVAVAYFDTKRYHVVVLDSPGHKDFVPNMISGATQADAAILVIDASLGSFEAGMDGSKGQTREHAQLIRSFGVDRVIVAVNKMDAVVYSKDRFDFIRQQLGVFLHSCGFKDSSLSWIPMSAMENQNLVASPSDARLKNWYGGPYLLDAIDSLQPPTREFSKPLLMPVCDVIKSTTLGQVSASGKLEAGALRSGSKVLVMPSAVVGTVRSLERDSNACTVARAGDNVAVMLQGVDGNHVMAGDVLCHPDFPVAVAKHLELKVLVLDGASPILVGTQLEFHIHHAKEPGRVSRILSVLDPKTGKVTKKSPRCLTAKQSAVIEVILNETVCVVEFSSCKALGRVSLRSMGRTIAVGVVTRIIEEQG